One segment of Panicum virgatum strain AP13 chromosome 3K, P.virgatum_v5, whole genome shotgun sequence DNA contains the following:
- the LOC120698357 gene encoding non-specific lipid-transfer protein 1-like, translating into MAAAAAPSRRAPAPLLLVAVAAAALALALAPRPAGAALSCSTVYNTLMPCLGYVQSGGAVPQACCSGIQSLLSEARTTPDRRAVCTCLKNVAAGAAGGPYISRAAGLPGRCGVSLPYKLSPNINCNSIN; encoded by the exons ATGGCTGCAGCGGCAGCACCAtctcgccgcgcgccggcgccgctgctcctcgtggcggtggcggccgccgcgctggcgctggcgctcgcgccgcggcccgcgggGGCGGCGCTGTCGTGCTCCACGGTGTACAACACGCTGATGCCGTGCCTCGGGTACGTGCAGTCGGGCGGGGCGGTGCCCCAGGCGTGCTGCTCGGGGATCCAGAGCCTCCTGTCCGAGGCGCGCACCACCCCCGACCGCCGCGCCGTCTGCACCTGCCTCAAGAACGtggcggcgggcgccgccggcgggcccTACAtcagccgcgccgccgggctGCCCGGCAGGTGCGGCGTCTCGCTGCCCTACAAGCTCAGCCCCAACATCAACTGCAACTC GATCAACTGA